The following is a genomic window from Nocardioides thalensis.
TGACGCCGGAGGAGCGGGCCGGCGCCGAGGCCTACGCGCGGGCCGAGCTGCCCGACGGCGCCTTCAGCCTGACGGCGACGGCCTGGTACGCCGTCGGCCTCGCCTGAGCCGGGGCTCAGCGCGCGTCTGCCTCCGCGACCGCCTTGATCCGCTCGAGCGTCTCGCGCATGCCGCGCTCGTTGGTGCGACCGCGCAGCTTGCCCATGACCGCCCAGTAGAGCCGCAGCACGCCGCGCGGCTCGAGCCGGAACGACTCGGTGACGTCGGTGCCGCCGTCGTCGGTCGGCTCGAGCTGGTAGCGCCAGTTGTTCACGCGCGCACCCGCGGCGTAGACCGAGAACCCGAAGTCGCGCTCCGGCTCGCACGAGGTCACCTTGCAGCTCGTCCAGTAGACCGGGCCGACGCCGTTGCGCTTCACGTGGCCGCGGAAGTGCGCGCCCAGCGCGGGCCCGGTCGCGCCGTCGACCCACTCGGCCTCGAACGTCTCGGGGCTGAACTCGCCGATGCGGGTGACGTCGCTGACGAGGTCCCAGACGACCTTCGGCGGAGCGGCCATGTGGACGGTCACGGATCCCTGCATGCCTCGCACCCTAGCGGCGCGCCTCAGCCGACCCGGTCCGCCAGTCGCGCAACCGCGTCGGCCACCCGCGGCCCGAACATCACCGGGTCGTTGTGGTCGGCACCCTCGATGACCACGCGCTCGACCAGCGCGGGCGCCTCGTCGGCCACCTCGGCGCTCAGCCCGGTGGGCACGATCGAGTCGCGGTCCCCGTACACGACGGTGACGGGCACGTCGCTCGTGGCGAGGTGCTCGACCACCGGGAACCTGTCGCGCAGGAGCAGGCGCACCGGCAGCCAGGGGTAATGGTGGGAACCGACCGCCGCGAGCTCGGGGAAGGGCGACCGGAGCACCACGCCGGCCGGCGGACGCTGGTCCTGCAGTGCGGCGACGACACCGGTGCCGAGGGACTCGCCGAAGTAGATGGTGCGTTCGGGCGGAAAGCCGAGACCGTCGAGTGCGTCGGTCGCTGCCAGCGCGTCGTGCAGCAGTCCCTCCTCGGTCGGGCTGCCCGGGTTGCCGCCGTAGCCGCGGTAGTCCAGCAGCAGCACGGAGAAACCGCGGCGGGTGAGCTCCTCCGCGAAGCCCGCCCGGCTGAGGCGGTTGCCGCCGTTGCCGGGCGCCACGAGCACCGCCAGGTCGCGGTCGTCCTCGCCAGCGGCGGGTCGGGGCGGCGCGAACCAGGCGTCGAGGTCGAGCCCGTCCTCGGTGTGCAGGGTGATGTCCCGGCCGCCCTCGAGGACCGAAGCGGCCGGCGGGACGGGCGCGGTGTCCGGGAAGTAGATCAGCTGGCGCTGGAGCAACCAGAGCACACCGAGCACCAACCCTCCGAGTGCGACGAGCACGGCGAGCGCGCGCAGCAGGCGACGGCGGTGCGCTGCCAGCGTGCCCATCGCTCCATCATCGGTCAGCCGGGCTGCCGGGCCAGCACCTGGATCACATGCCAGTGCTTCGCGTCACCGCCGTACGACGGCCCATCCCACTCCTCCTCGTCGACCCGGACGTCGTCCATGCCGGCGACCAGCTCCTCGACCTGCGGCCGGTCGAGGATCGTCAGCGACGGTACGTCGGCCCAGCCGTCCCGCGGGCCGAAGAAGTCGACACCCAGCCGGCCGCCGGGAAGCAGGCAGCCGCGGATCCGCGCCCACACGGCGGGGAAGTCAGCGGGCCCGGTGAACGACAGAACCAGGCTGCTGTGCACCAGCTCAGCGGACGGGAGGCTGACGTCGCGCAGGTCGCCGACGACCGCAGCGACCCGCCCGCCGCGCACCAGGTCGGCGATCCGCCCCGGGAGCCGGGGATCGAGGTCGACAGCGAGGACGCGCCAGCCGTGCGCCGCCAGGGCGCGCGTCTCGACGCCCGCTCCGGCGCCGAGGTCGAGCGCCTTGCGCCCGCGGCCGTGCCCTGCCAGCTCGAGCAGCTGGGTGCACAACGCGCGCGCCGGCCGGGTCGCCTGGGCGTCGTTGTACGGCGTCCACCGCGCGCCGTCGTCGGTCCTCAGCGCGCCGCCCGCTCGAAGAGCTCGATCACGTTGCCCGACGGGTCCTCGACGAGGATCTGCTGCCCGCCGGGGCCCTCGACGATCTCGTTGCGGAACGGCACCCCGTTGTCGCGCAGCGCGTCGACGAGCGCGGCCAGGTCGTCGACCTCGAGCACGAACCGGTTCCAGCCGCCGGGCTCGGGCGTGCTGCCGTCGGGCATCGGCCGCGCCGCCGAGGAGGGCGGGCCGGCGAGCCAGAGCGTCAGGCCGTCCTTGGACACGATCGCGATCGCCGGGGGGTGCTGCTCGCGCAGCTCGAAGCCGAGGTCGTCGGTGTAGAACCGGACGGCCTCCTCGACGTCGTCGACCAGGTAGCGCACGGAGATAGGCATCGGTCCCATCGTGCGCCCGCTCGGCGGCCGTGTCCACCGGTGCTGGCGGCGTCGTACCGAATGGGCCACGGGAGCCGCTCGCGCAGGTCACAATGCCTGCGTGATCCGCTTCCTGCCCGGCCTCGTCATCCTGGTCCTCTGGATCTACTGCCTCGTGGACGTCATCACCTCCCGCGACGGAGAGGCCCGCCACCTCGGCAAGACCGTGTGGATCTTCATCGTGCTGCTGTTCCCGCTGATCGGGTCGCTGGCGTGGCTGATCCTCGGCCGGCCGACCGAGGTCCGACCGCTGACCCGCGGCGAGGGTGCGGCGCCGAGCTTCCCGGAGTACGAGCGGCGCGGGCGCTTCGCGGCGGCCGACCCGGAGAAGGACGAGGAGTTCCTGCGGCAGGTGCGTGAGCGCGCGGAGCAGCAGCGCAAGGCCTACGAGGCGAAGCAGCGCGCCGAGCGCGAGGCCCAGGAGCGCAAGAAGGCCGAGGACGGCGATCCCGACCCTGCGTGATCGGGTGGGATATCAGTCGTCAGGTGGCTGAGATCCCACCGGACGACGCTGCTCATCCCACGGGCGTCGGCGGCGTCTCCGGCGTACGGCGCAGCTTGCTCCTCACCCACAGCACCGGGAACGCGCAGAACGGCAGGCCGAGACCGATGAGGATCAGCGGGAGCGTCAGCGAGCGGCTGTAGAGCTCGCCGTCCCGGAGCGTCGCCTCGACGGTCTCGCCGACCTCCTGGTCGCCGGATCCCTGGATGGGGCCGGTGTAGTCGACACCGTCGACGGTCCACCGCGCGGTGCAGTGCTGGGTGGATCGCTTGTAGCCGATGTCGAAGTCGCACCCGAGCACCTCCGCCTCGACCCGTTCGCCGGTCTGGCGCTGCCACAGCAGCCAGCCGCCCGCCCCCACCAGGACGATGGGGATCACGAGGATGACCGCCACGAGCAGGTTGATGACGATCCGCATCGGGATCGACTCCTGCTGCCGCGGGGTCTCGGTCATGCAGCGATGGTGGCACCGCCGCGGCCGCCGCGGGTAGTGCCGGAAATGGACCGTCAGTCGGGCAACGACCGTCGGTCGCCGACCGGGCCGCCGGCCTGCGGGAACCCGAGCGTGCCGGAGGCGACCCACCACTCCATGACGTCGTAGGCGAGGCGCCCGGCGATCACCGACGGGTCGCCGTCGGAGAGCTCTGCTGCGCGCACCGGGTCGCACGCGAAGATCGACATCCCGCGGTAGGACTCGTCGCTCTGCCGGAGGAACGGCCCGTTGGCGACGAGCAGGCCCTGGTCGCGCAGCCCGGCGCGATAGGCGAGGTGGCGCGACTGGAGCTCGTCGAGCTCCTCCTCGGACAGGTCCGGCGCGTCGTCGGGACGTCGCAGCACGACGACCGTGTAGACCTCGAACTCGTCAGGAACGTTGGGATCGCGGGGCATGGTCCGACCTCAGTTCCCGTTGCGCCCGGCGGTACTCGACCTCGAGGATCAGCTTCACCCGGGCAGGCCGCAGCGCACGGGCCGCGGGGCGGCGCGCGTCGAGGCTGCGCTGCTGGATGGTCATCTGCGTGTCCGATGTCGAGTTGGGGAGCGCCCCGAGGCTACGTCGCCCTACCGCCGGGGGCACAGCGAAATAGGCAGAAATCGCTCCGGAGGACGAGTTCGGGCCTCCCTGGGGCGGGGAACGCTTACCGTGTGCGCGTGAACAGCGGCTCAGGGGACGACCGGGCGTGGCGGGCCTATGAGCCGCCCGAGTCCCCGGAGCCCGAGCCGCGGGGCGAGGACCCGACGGACCCGACCGGCGCGGTCCCGACCCCGCCGCCGCTCTGGCCGGTGCCGCCCGTGCGGTACGTCGAGGACCCGGTCCCCGCGCGCCCGCTCCCGGGAGGCCGTGGCTGGAACACCTACTCGGCCGGGAAGAAGTTCCGGTTGCTCGCCGGCACGCTGGCGGTCGGGACGTTGGGCATGCTGTCGATCCCGAACGTGTTCGACGACTCCCTGCACACGCAGGAGGCGGTGGAGGTCCACACCCAGGCCGAGATGCTCGACGTGCGCAGCCTCGAACGGCTCGAGCGCCTGCTGCGGCGACAGCTGGGCTCCACCACGGTCTCCCACCTGACCGTGGCCGAGGACGCGATCACCGTGCTGGTGGCGGGCGACGGCCCTGGCATGACCAGCTATGTCTGGCGGGGAGGACGGCTGAGGCCCGGCTCCTTGGAGGGCGACCCCGGCCTTGCCTTCGACCTCGACGGCATCGACCTGCGGGCGATCGGCCAGGCGGGGCGGGAGGCGCGCCGCCTCGCCCGGCCGGCGACGACCTGGATCGTCACCGTCGCCGTGCCGGCCGGTGAGTCCGCTCCGGTGATCACGGCCAGTGCGACCGGCCCGGAGGGACTCGTCCGCGTCGAGCTCGATGCGGACGGCGAACTCATCCGGCGACAGACGCCGGACTAGGAGCTGCGGGCGCTCAGCCGCAGTTGTCGCAGATCCCCGTCGCCGGCAGCGCCATGAAGCAGGTCGGGCAGATCTTCGCGACCGGCTCGGGCTTCGCGGGCGCCTTCGGCTTCGGCGCCGCGCGCGGCCGCGCCGGCTTGCGCGCCGGCACCGCGGCGGGCTCGGGCGCCGGCGGCGGCGGCTCCCAGCCCGGCGGCACCGGGTCGTCGATGCCGATCCCCTCGAGCACGGCGCGTGCGGCCTCGGTAGCGCGGAATTTCGGCGTCGAGCTGATCTCGTGGACGGTCGGGCCGCCCTGGAGGATCTGCTGCGCGTCGGGGTTCCAGCGGTCCGGGAGGCGGCGGTGGCGCCAGCGCTGAGGGCCCGCGCCGCGCTGGGTGATCGTCACCAGGTCGGGACGGTTCCACGCGACGAGCGTCCAGTCGTTGTCGGCGCTGATCGCCCACACGCCGAGCGAGGTGTCCGCGGCCCGGCCGGCGGCCTGGAGCGCCACCCGCTCCGGGTTCTTGAACTCGCCCTCGACCAGCAGCACGCCGGGCTGGGGCCGCGCTACGTCGTAGCCCTCCGCCCGGAGGTCGATGACGGCTGCGACGAGGTTGTCCGCGGAAGCAGGGCCGGTCTCGGTGTCCATCAAGGTCGGACGTTACTGCGAGACGCGGCCGGGTGGGTAAACGGCCGACGACAAGATCGTCAGCCGATCATCGTCGAGCCGCCCTCGACGACCTCGCGGCCCAGCAGGCGCCGTACCCGCTGCCGGTAGCGCCAGATCTGGAGGGCGCCGAACGCCCAGAGCAGGTACTGCACGCTCATCGCCGCGCGGAAGGCGTCCGGGGTGTACGTCGCCGCGCCCGCCGTCATCAGGTCGAGCACCACGCCGATCGCGGCCACCGCGACCAGCGCGGCCACGAACCCGCCCTGGTTGATGATGCCGCTGGCGCTCGCCATCCGCTCCGGGGGGTTGCTCGTGCGGCCCACGTCGAAGCCGATCATCGAGGTCGGGCCGGCGCAGCCGCAGACGACGACGAGCAGCACCAGCAGCCAGAGCGGGGCGTGGCCGGGCCAGGCCAGGACGACGGTCCAGGTCGCGGCGGTAGCGGCGACCGTGCCGAGAGCGACGCTCGAGCGGTGCCACGGGTGGTTGCCGACGACCCAGCCGAGCACCGGGCCCGACGCCACGGTCGCGACGACGATCAGGCTGAGCAGGGTGCCCGCCGCGGTGTCCGACAGCCCCTCGCTGACGACGAGGAACGGGAAGCCCCACAGCAGCGCGAGCACGTGCGCGCTGAACGGCGTCGAGAAGTGGATCCAGAAGCCGAGCCGGGTGCCGGGCTGCGACCAGGAGGCACGCAGGCTCGCCACCAGGGCCTGCCGCGACATCGGCTGCCCCGGCAGGTGGCGGTGCTGCGGGGTGTCGTGCACGACCAGCAGCAGGGCCGCCAGCAGCACCGGCCCGGCGCCCGCGGCGACCAGGTAGGCGGTGGTCCAGCCGAGCTCGCCGAGCGCCCAGGTCATCGGCACCGCGGCGATGATCGCGCCGACCTGGCCGGAGCTGCCGGTCAGCTGGGTCACCAGCGGGATCGTGCGCGGCGCGAACCAGCTGTTCACCAGCCGCAGCACGCAGATGAACGTCATCGCGTCACCGGTGCCGACGAGGACCCGGGCGAGCAGCGCCTCGGGATAGCTCGACGCGAGCGCGAAGGCCGTCTGGCCGATGCTGAACGTCACGATCCCGGTCGTCATCACCGCCCGCGGCCCGAACCGGTCGATCAGCAGCCCGACCGGGATCTGGAGGCCGGCGTAGACCAGCAGCTGGAGCACGGCGAACGTGCCGAGCTGGCTCGCCGACAGGTCGAACCGCTCGGTCGCGGCGAGGCCGGCGACGGCGAGGCTCGAGCGGTGGAAGACCGCGAGCACGTAGACGGCCAGGGCGACGCCCCACACCAGCCAGGCGCGACGCGGAGTGGTCGGCGGTGCGGTCACGCGTCGCCCGCCTCGGTCACGGCCTCGGTCGCCTCGTCGATGATCGCCTGCATCGCCGTACGGGCGGCTCCCGGGTCTCCCGCGCGTACGGCGGCCGCGACCCGCACATGGAGGTCGACGGCCTCCTGCTTCGGGTGGTCGGGCATCAGGTCGTGGTGGGTGCGGCCGGCGAGCACCTCGGCGACGAGGCCGCCGAGCGCGGCGATCATCTCGTTGCCGGACGCCTCGAGCAGCGTGGCGTGGAACGCGATGTCGGCCTCGAGGAACGCCTCCAGGTCACCGGCGCGGCCGTGCGCCACCATGTCGCTCGCGAGCGTGGTCAGCCGCGCCGCCTGGTCCGGCGTCGCGCGCTCCGCCGCGAACCCCGCGGCCACCGGCTCGAAGCCGCCGCGCAGCTCGCCGAGGGTGCGCAGCTGCTCGACGCGGTCGGCGGAGTCGAGCCGCCACCGGATCACGCGCGGGTCGAAGACGTTCCACGAGCGGCGGGGGAGGACGGTCACCCCGACCCGGCGTCGGGACGCCACCATCCCCAGCGCCTCGAGCACGCGCACCGCCTCCCGCGACACCGACCGGCTGACGTCGTACGTCGTGTCGACGCCGTCGAGCGTGAGGACCGCGCCGGGCGCGAGGGTGCCCTCGACGATGCGGCGGCCGAGCGCGTCGAGGACGTCGTCGTGCAGTGCCCTGCGTGCCATCGGACCTCCTCGCTCGGCGGACAAAAATCAGACTAATACCGATCATGGGGTTGCAATAATCAGATTATTGAGCACAGACTGTGACGGCCGGCACAACCGGGTGCCGCGATCGGACAGGAGCAACGATGACGCAGAGCGTCGACGGCAGCGGCACCGCCCCGGCCCCCTTGCTCGTGGTCATGGGCGTCTCCGGCTCGGGCAAGTCCACGATCGGTGCGGCGCTCGCGCAGCGCCTCGGCGTGCCCTTCGCCGACGCCGACGACTTCCACCCGCCGGCCAACATCGCGAAGATGACCGCCGGCGAGGCGCTCGACGACGACGACCGCTTCCCGTGGCTCGAGGCGATCGGCGAGTGGCTCGCCGAGCACGACGAGCGGGGCGGCGTGATCAGCTGCTCGGCGCTGAAGCGCAAGTACCGCACCCAGCTCGTCGGCCACGCCCCGCGTGCCCGGTTCGTCCACCTCGACGGCTCGCGCGAGGTCATCGCGCGCCGCCAGGCCAGCCGACCCGGCCACTTCATGCCGCCGGCTCTGCTCGCGTCGCAGTTCGCGACGCTGGAGCCGCTCGGGCCCGACGAGCCGGGCCTCGTCATCGACGTCGACCAGTCGGTCGACGCCGTCGTCCAGGAGTACGTCGACCGCGCCGGCTCGGCGCGCTGATCCTCTCTCGGGAAGGAAACCCATGTCATCGCTCAACGTCCTGGCTGCAGGCACCGACCTGGTCGAGCCCGTCGCCTCCGACGGCCGGCTCGTCGCCGCTGCCCTGATCGGCATCGGCGTCATCGTCGCGCTGATCATCGCGGCGAAGCTGCACCCGTTCCTCGCGCTGACCGCCGGCGCGATCACCGTCGGCGTGGTCGCCGGGGTCGACGTCGAGGCCGCGCTGGCGAGCTTCACCGCGGGCTTCGGGTCGACCGCCGCCGGCGTCGGCATCCTGATCGCGCTCGGTGCGATGTTCGGCAAGCTGCTCGCCGACAGCGGCGGTGCCGACGAGATCGTCGACACGATCGTCGGCCTGGCCTCGCCGCGCGCCCTGCCGTGGGCGATGGCGCTGGTCGGCGCGATCATCGGACTGCCGATGTTCTTCGAGATCGGCCTGGTGCTGCTGATGCCGGTCATCTACCTCGTGGCCCGCCGGTCGGGTCAGTCGCTGGTGACGATCGGCATCCCCGCCCTGGCCGGGCTCTCGGCGATGCACGGCCTGGTGCCGCCGCACCCGGGCCCGCTGACCGCGATCGACTACCTGAGTGCCGACCTCGGCCTGACCCTCGCGCTCGGCGTCGCCGTCGCGATCCCGACGATCGTGCTCGCCGGGCCGGTCTTCGGCCGGGTCGGCCGCTACGTCGAGGTCGCCGTGCCCGACCGGTTCGAGGCCCGCGACGCCGACACGATGGAGCACCGCCCCTCCTTCGCCGTCACCCTCGCCTCGGTGCTGCTGCCGGTCGTGCTGATGATGGGCAAAGCGCTCGCCGACATCTTCATCGACGACGAGACCGACCCGCTGCGCCGTACCCTCGACGTGCTCGGTACGCCGCTCATCGCCCTGCTGATCGCCGTCGTGGTCGCGATGTTCACGCTCGGCGGCGGCGCGAAGATGGGCAACCAGGGCGTGATGAAGTCGCTGGAGTCCTCGCTCCCCGGCGTCGCGGGCATCCTGCTCATCGTGTCCGCCGGCGGCGGCTTCAAGCAGTCCCTCGTCGACACCGGCATCGGCACCCTGGTCGCCGAGTGGGTCGCCGACAGCGACATCTCGGTGCTCGTGCTCGCCTGGTTCGTCGCCGTGCTCATCCGCCTGGCGACGGGCTCCGCGACCGTCGCCACCGTCACCGCCTCGGGTCTGCTGGCCCCGTTGACCGCGTCGCTCTCCAACGGCGAGGTGTCGCTGATGGTGCTCGCGATCGGCGCCGGCTCGGTGTTCTTCTCCCACGTCAACGACGCCGGCTTCTGGCTCGTGAAGGAGTACTTCGGGATGACCGTCGGCCAGACCCTCAAGACCTGGTCGGCGATGGAGACGCTGCTGTCCGTGTCCGGCCTGGTCTTCGTGATGGCGCTCGACCTGTTCATCTGACCGCTCGGGGTTGGGGCGCGACCCGCCGGGTACTGGCGGGTCATGCCCGACCCGATCGATCTCGGACGCCCCACGGAGGGCGACGTCCTCGACCTCATCAGTGACGACCACCGGCGCTTCGAGCGGCTCCTGGCGCAGCTGCGCGACACCACGCAGGACCGCGACGCCGTACGCCGTGCGTTCGCGGACGCCCTGATCGCCCACGGTGAGGCCGAGGAGGAGCTCGTCTATCCGGTGCTGCGGAAGAAGGCGACCGAGATCGGTCAGGACGAGGTCGAGCACGGGCACGAGGAGCACGCCGAGGGCAACCAGGCACTGCTCCACGTGCTCGAGCTCAAGGGCACCGACACCCAGGCGTTCGACGACGCGGTCGAGAAGCTCAGCAACCTGATCGCCCATCACATCGCCGAGGAGGAGATCACCATCATCAGCCCGGCGCGCGAGAGCGTGGGCGAGCGGGTCCGCGCCGATCTGGGGGCGAAGTGGGCCGCGCGCCGCAACGA
Proteins encoded in this region:
- a CDS encoding gluconokinase; this encodes MTQSVDGSGTAPAPLLVVMGVSGSGKSTIGAALAQRLGVPFADADDFHPPANIAKMTAGEALDDDDRFPWLEAIGEWLAEHDERGGVISCSALKRKYRTQLVGHAPRARFVHLDGSREVIARRQASRPGHFMPPALLASQFATLEPLGPDEPGLVIDVDQSVDAVVQEYVDRAGSAR
- a CDS encoding MFS transporter; translated protein: MTAPPTTPRRAWLVWGVALAVYVLAVFHRSSLAVAGLAATERFDLSASQLGTFAVLQLLVYAGLQIPVGLLIDRFGPRAVMTTGIVTFSIGQTAFALASSYPEALLARVLVGTGDAMTFICVLRLVNSWFAPRTIPLVTQLTGSSGQVGAIIAAVPMTWALGELGWTTAYLVAAGAGPVLLAALLLVVHDTPQHRHLPGQPMSRQALVASLRASWSQPGTRLGFWIHFSTPFSAHVLALLWGFPFLVVSEGLSDTAAGTLLSLIVVATVASGPVLGWVVGNHPWHRSSVALGTVAATAATWTVVLAWPGHAPLWLLVLLVVVCGCAGPTSMIGFDVGRTSNPPERMASASGIINQGGFVAALVAVAAIGVVLDLMTAGAATYTPDAFRAAMSVQYLLWAFGALQIWRYRQRVRRLLGREVVEGGSTMIG
- a CDS encoding PLDc N-terminal domain-containing protein; translated protein: MIRFLPGLVILVLWIYCLVDVITSRDGEARHLGKTVWIFIVLLFPLIGSLAWLILGRPTEVRPLTRGEGAAPSFPEYERRGRFAAADPEKDEEFLRQVRERAEQQRKAYEAKQRAEREAQERKKAEDGDPDPA
- a CDS encoding GntP family permease; the protein is MSSLNVLAAGTDLVEPVASDGRLVAAALIGIGVIVALIIAAKLHPFLALTAGAITVGVVAGVDVEAALASFTAGFGSTAAGVGILIALGAMFGKLLADSGGADEIVDTIVGLASPRALPWAMALVGAIIGLPMFFEIGLVLLMPVIYLVARRSGQSLVTIGIPALAGLSAMHGLVPPHPGPLTAIDYLSADLGLTLALGVAVAIPTIVLAGPVFGRVGRYVEVAVPDRFEARDADTMEHRPSFAVTLASVLLPVVLMMGKALADIFIDDETDPLRRTLDVLGTPLIALLIAVVVAMFTLGGGAKMGNQGVMKSLESSLPGVAGILLIVSAGGGFKQSLVDTGIGTLVAEWVADSDISVLVLAWFVAVLIRLATGSATVATVTASGLLAPLTASLSNGEVSLMVLAIGAGSVFFSHVNDAGFWLVKEYFGMTVGQTLKTWSAMETLLSVSGLVFVMALDLFI
- a CDS encoding SRPBCC family protein; translated protein: MQGSVTVHMAAPPKVVWDLVSDVTRIGEFSPETFEAEWVDGATGPALGAHFRGHVKRNGVGPVYWTSCKVTSCEPERDFGFSVYAAGARVNNWRYQLEPTDDGGTDVTESFRLEPRGVLRLYWAVMGKLRGRTNERGMRETLERIKAVAEADAR
- a CDS encoding YciI family protein, translated to MPRDPNVPDEFEVYTVVVLRRPDDAPDLSEEELDELQSRHLAYRAGLRDQGLLVANGPFLRQSDESYRGMSIFACDPVRAAELSDGDPSVIAGRLAYDVMEWWVASGTLGFPQAGGPVGDRRSLPD
- a CDS encoding alpha/beta hydrolase, giving the protein MGTLAAHRRRLLRALAVLVALGGLVLGVLWLLQRQLIYFPDTAPVPPAASVLEGGRDITLHTEDGLDLDAWFAPPRPAAGEDDRDLAVLVAPGNGGNRLSRAGFAEELTRRGFSVLLLDYRGYGGNPGSPTEEGLLHDALAATDALDGLGFPPERTIYFGESLGTGVVAALQDQRPPAGVVLRSPFPELAAVGSHHYPWLPVRLLLRDRFPVVEHLATSDVPVTVVYGDRDSIVPTGLSAEVADEAPALVERVVIEGADHNDPVMFGPRVADAVARLADRVG
- a CDS encoding VOC family protein gives rise to the protein MPISVRYLVDDVEEAVRFYTDDLGFELREQHPPAIAIVSKDGLTLWLAGPPSSAARPMPDGSTPEPGGWNRFVLEVDDLAALVDALRDNGVPFRNEIVEGPGGQQILVEDPSGNVIELFERAAR
- a CDS encoding hemerythrin domain-containing protein; its protein translation is MPDPIDLGRPTEGDVLDLISDDHRRFERLLAQLRDTTQDRDAVRRAFADALIAHGEAEEELVYPVLRKKATEIGQDEVEHGHEEHAEGNQALLHVLELKGTDTQAFDDAVEKLSNLIAHHIAEEEITIISPARESVGERVRADLGAKWAARRNELIDRGCGSVDNVRRIVAEADREGLLSDD
- a CDS encoding FadR/GntR family transcriptional regulator; translated protein: MARRALHDDVLDALGRRIVEGTLAPGAVLTLDGVDTTYDVSRSVSREAVRVLEALGMVASRRRVGVTVLPRRSWNVFDPRVIRWRLDSADRVEQLRTLGELRGGFEPVAAGFAAERATPDQAARLTTLASDMVAHGRAGDLEAFLEADIAFHATLLEASGNEMIAALGGLVAEVLAGRTHHDLMPDHPKQEAVDLHVRVAAAVRAGDPGAARTAMQAIIDEATEAVTEAGDA
- a CDS encoding class I SAM-dependent methyltransferase; this translates as MCTQLLELAGHGRGRKALDLGAGAGVETRALAAHGWRVLAVDLDPRLPGRIADLVRGGRVAAVVGDLRDVSLPSAELVHSSLVLSFTGPADFPAVWARIRGCLLPGGRLGVDFFGPRDGWADVPSLTILDRPQVEELVAGMDDVRVDEEEWDGPSYGGDAKHWHVIQVLARQPG